A single genomic interval of Nocardioides nitrophenolicus harbors:
- a CDS encoding LytR/AlgR family response regulator transcription factor: MSAPGGGLRVLVVDDERPALDELSYLLDADDRVGEVIACQSATDGLRILREREVDCVFLDIQMPGLTGLELAEVLGRFKQPPPVVFVTAHEQHAVDAFDLHAVDYVLKPVRPERLAEAVRRVLGGASPAPAAADAQVAVERGGVTRFVDRADITHVEAQGDYARLHTIAGDGYLVRVPLTTLEEEWAEAGFHRIHRSLLVALAHVTEVRSDAGRTSVVVGGRSGGTELPVSRRHTRGLRDVLVRRARAGG; this comes from the coding sequence ATGAGCGCGCCGGGCGGCGGCCTGCGCGTGCTCGTCGTCGACGACGAGCGACCCGCGCTCGACGAGCTGAGCTACCTGCTCGACGCCGACGACCGGGTGGGCGAGGTGATCGCCTGCCAGTCGGCCACCGACGGGCTGCGGATCCTGCGCGAGCGCGAGGTCGACTGCGTCTTCCTCGACATCCAGATGCCGGGCCTGACCGGCCTGGAGCTGGCGGAGGTGCTCGGCCGGTTCAAGCAGCCGCCGCCGGTGGTGTTCGTGACCGCCCACGAGCAGCATGCGGTCGATGCCTTCGACCTGCACGCCGTCGACTACGTGCTCAAGCCGGTGCGGCCCGAGCGCCTCGCCGAGGCCGTACGCCGCGTGCTCGGCGGCGCCTCCCCGGCCCCGGCCGCGGCGGACGCCCAGGTCGCGGTGGAGCGCGGCGGCGTCACGAGGTTCGTGGATCGCGCCGACATCACGCACGTGGAGGCGCAGGGCGACTACGCCCGGCTGCACACCATCGCGGGCGACGGCTACCTGGTCCGGGTCCCGCTGACGACGCTGGAGGAGGAGTGGGCGGAGGCCGGGTTCCACCGGATCCACCGGTCCCTGCTGGTGGCGCTGGCGCACGTGACCGAGGTGCGCAGCGACGCCGGCCGCACCTCGGTCGTGGTGGGCGGCAGGTCCGGTGGCACCGAGCTGCCGGTGAGCCGGCGCCACACCCGCGGGCTGCGCGACGTCCTGGTCCGCCGGGCCCGCGCGGGAGGCTGA